One stretch of Lacrimispora sphenoides DNA includes these proteins:
- the fliF gene encoding flagellar basal-body MS-ring/collar protein FliF, protein MEKIKELLEKLNDKVKKAIIIGAVGVTVVVGAIVIALSMREKPYEVMFPSVSSDEAKQIIGKLQEDGIDYQYQNGDILVPTPQLDTTRAKLVSEGYPKSGFTYDVFRSNVNLMTTDSDRRRFELYDLETRIGSTIKVFDGVQEAYVTIALGEPSRYALSDDKTQESSAQAVVVMKDGGSPTQEQAKSIQLLISRSIPGMVIDNVSVFDGNGREVSTSSDDEDINNGKAAEEITRVIEDQISAKVLNVLGPVYGNGNVRVSVKGTVNMEKLIRESIVYNTPEKIDEKDKTGLTSEESIFKEYSGSGQNASGVAGSEANADIPQYNAGGTAEENAYGSSSLTRKYLLNQIKEQGQVNPGALENLTVSVVVNGTGFGSMTIDDIRDLAGNAAGIPQADRAEKITAVAAPFYTVEVPKAPETPVEASTGGILVNQWILIAALAGVLLIALIIILAVRHRRKRNTLMESMEISQEDVPELPDMVQLPEEEEEQEILEPEEDRGAELRQCVRDFAEQNPEISAQLLKTWLNGGGNNG, encoded by the coding sequence ATGGAGAAGATAAAGGAACTTTTAGAAAAGCTAAATGATAAAGTAAAAAAAGCCATAATCATCGGCGCTGTGGGCGTGACGGTTGTGGTGGGAGCGATTGTGATCGCGTTGTCCATGCGGGAAAAGCCTTACGAGGTGATGTTTCCAAGTGTTAGCAGCGATGAAGCCAAGCAGATCATTGGAAAATTACAGGAAGACGGAATCGATTATCAGTATCAAAACGGTGACATTCTGGTGCCTACACCCCAGTTAGACACAACCAGGGCAAAGTTAGTTTCAGAAGGGTATCCAAAAAGTGGTTTTACATATGATGTATTCAGAAGTAATGTAAACTTGATGACGACTGATTCAGACCGGCGTAGGTTTGAACTATATGATTTGGAAACCAGAATTGGTTCTACGATTAAGGTCTTTGATGGCGTGCAGGAGGCATATGTAACCATAGCTCTGGGAGAACCTTCCAGATATGCACTGTCTGATGATAAGACGCAGGAGTCCAGTGCCCAGGCTGTTGTGGTTATGAAAGATGGTGGATCGCCTACGCAAGAGCAGGCAAAGTCCATCCAGCTTCTTATATCCAGAAGTATCCCAGGAATGGTCATTGACAATGTCTCTGTATTTGATGGAAACGGACGAGAAGTTTCCACTAGTTCAGATGACGAGGATATCAACAACGGCAAGGCCGCAGAAGAGATTACCAGGGTAATCGAAGATCAGATTTCAGCAAAGGTCTTAAATGTCCTTGGCCCTGTATACGGAAACGGCAATGTCCGTGTATCCGTAAAAGGCACGGTCAATATGGAAAAGCTGATTCGGGAGAGCATTGTTTACAATACGCCCGAAAAGATAGATGAAAAAGATAAGACAGGTCTTACTTCCGAGGAATCCATATTCAAAGAATATTCTGGAAGTGGGCAGAATGCTTCCGGTGTGGCCGGTTCAGAGGCCAATGCGGACATCCCACAGTATAATGCGGGAGGTACGGCTGAAGAGAATGCATATGGCTCCAGCAGCCTGACCAGAAAATATCTTTTAAACCAGATAAAAGAACAGGGTCAAGTCAATCCAGGAGCTTTGGAGAACCTGACTGTTTCCGTAGTGGTAAATGGGACAGGATTTGGAAGTATGACGATTGACGACATACGGGATCTGGCTGGAAATGCGGCTGGAATCCCTCAGGCAGATCGTGCGGAAAAGATAACCGCCGTGGCGGCGCCCTTCTATACTGTGGAGGTACCCAAAGCGCCTGAAACTCCTGTGGAAGCAAGCACCGGGGGCATTTTGGTTAATCAGTGGATTCTGATTGCAGCACTGGCGGGAGTACTTCTTATCGCTCTGATTATCATTTTGGCGGTAAGACATAGACGGAAGAGAAACACTCTTATGGAATCCATGGAAATCAGCCAGGAAGATGTTCCGGAACTGCCGGATATGGTACAACTGCCAGAGGAGGAAGAAGAACAGGAGATTCTGGAGCCTGAAGAAGACAGGGGAGCAGAACTGCGCCAGTGTGTCCGCGATTTTGCTGAGCAGAACCCTGAGATATCAGCTCAGCTGCTGAAAACATGGTTGAATGGAGGCGGTAACAATGGTTAA
- the flgB gene encoding flagellar basal body rod protein FlgB gives MVGIFGNNISMAEKTLDYLWSKQSVTLDNIANGETPGYKARYVTFEDEFRKRLMASREGTSKDIGRIIGNSRHFIHETKDESARMDGNNVNMDVENVELARTTLQYQYQLNALNSEVSRLRTVIKG, from the coding sequence ATGGTTGGGATATTTGGAAATAACATTTCCATGGCGGAAAAAACTTTGGATTACCTGTGGTCCAAGCAATCGGTAACATTGGATAATATTGCCAATGGTGAAACCCCAGGTTATAAGGCCCGTTATGTTACTTTTGAGGATGAATTCCGTAAACGCTTAATGGCCAGCAGAGAGGGCACATCAAAGGATATAGGAAGAATCATAGGCAACTCCAGACATTTTATCCATGAAACAAAAGATGAATCAGCGAGAATGGACGGAAACAATGTCAACATGGATGTAGAGAATGTGGAACTGGCTAGGACAACTCTTCAGTATCAGTATCAGCTGAACGCGTTGAATAGTGAAGTAAGCAGGCTTCGCACGGTTATTAAAGGCTAA
- a CDS encoding FliH/SctL family protein → MSNIIKSVQMAERVLEYGFTREFEDIRVKENGNQETECGQEESADQEYDRYLQTSELYEDAIRKSQVILDQARTDAEDLLNQAMTDGEKLRAQAMEEGRQAGYDAGYEEGFRKAYEAHKEVLDAREEEFLEAMKNAIESVTKEKEKLLDKYIDDLKKVTLTIAEKVIQTSLRSSGEIIKRMIVAAAGKLKKTQWMKIYVSQRDAGMMIQGDVGLLSELSHISGNIKIIAMDHEEDGACIIELPEEIIDVSVNTQLENIKGILNNARL, encoded by the coding sequence TTGTCTAATATTATAAAGTCTGTGCAGATGGCCGAACGTGTTCTGGAATACGGATTTACCAGGGAATTTGAAGATATCAGGGTAAAAGAAAACGGTAATCAGGAAACGGAATGTGGGCAGGAGGAGTCTGCGGACCAAGAATATGACAGGTATCTTCAAACTAGTGAATTATACGAAGATGCTATAAGGAAGTCACAGGTGATTTTGGACCAGGCCAGGACGGATGCAGAAGATCTCTTAAACCAGGCCATGACGGACGGGGAAAAACTCCGCGCTCAGGCAATGGAAGAAGGCCGTCAGGCCGGATATGACGCGGGATATGAGGAAGGTTTCCGCAAAGCCTATGAAGCCCATAAAGAGGTTCTTGATGCGCGCGAGGAAGAATTTCTGGAAGCCATGAAAAACGCGATTGAAAGCGTTACGAAAGAAAAAGAAAAATTACTGGACAAATACATTGACGATTTAAAAAAGGTCACTCTGACGATTGCAGAAAAGGTGATTCAGACCAGTCTGCGCTCCAGCGGAGAGATTATTAAACGCATGATCGTGGCTGCCGCGGGAAAGCTTAAGAAAACCCAGTGGATGAAAATTTATGTATCCCAAAGGGATGCAGGAATGATGATACAGGGAGATGTGGGACTGTTAAGTGAATTGTCCCACATTTCCGGGAATATCAAGATCATTGCTATGGATCATGAGGAGGACGGAGCCTGTATCATTGAGCTTCCGGAGGAGATTATTGATGTCAGCGTGAATACGCAGCTGGAAAATATAAAGGGAATACTTAATAACGCCAGACTGTAA
- the fliG gene encoding flagellar motor switch protein FliG, with product MVNLTPEQKAATVVVSLGVDKASKVYKYLSEDEIEKLTLEVAKLGHVEAEQTEAILDEFYKTCLTQKVVTDGGLEYARTVLEKAFGESTANSLLQKVTQSLKSRSFGFIRKSDVKNLLSVLQHERAQIIALVLSYTNEEMAAQIISELAPEKRMQVVESIARMESASPEGIKIVEEEIKKRFSGILTTDYTSVGGVDYIANVMNHIDRSNEKLIFDELGRKDAELADTIRKKMFVFEDIITMDNRSIQRFIRECDMRDMVYALKNANEQITTVIFSNMSTRMKESIQSDMEVTVNVRLKDVEEAQQRIVGIIRRLEEEGELIINKGGKDDVIV from the coding sequence ATGGTTAATCTAACCCCCGAACAAAAAGCGGCGACAGTGGTTGTTTCACTGGGAGTGGATAAGGCTTCTAAAGTATACAAGTACTTAAGTGAAGACGAGATTGAGAAATTAACCCTTGAAGTGGCAAAGCTAGGACATGTGGAAGCAGAGCAGACGGAAGCCATTTTAGATGAGTTTTACAAGACCTGTCTGACTCAAAAGGTAGTGACTGACGGTGGCCTGGAGTATGCAAGAACTGTTCTGGAAAAAGCCTTCGGTGAAAGTACGGCTAACAGCTTGCTTCAAAAGGTTACACAGTCTCTGAAATCCAGATCCTTTGGATTTATTCGGAAGAGCGATGTAAAGAACTTGCTTTCCGTCCTGCAGCATGAAAGAGCCCAGATCATTGCACTGGTACTTTCTTATACAAATGAGGAGATGGCGGCCCAGATTATTTCAGAGCTTGCCCCTGAAAAGCGCATGCAGGTCGTGGAGTCCATTGCCAGAATGGAGAGTGCATCTCCTGAAGGAATTAAAATTGTGGAAGAGGAGATCAAGAAACGGTTCTCCGGCATCCTTACTACCGACTACACCAGTGTGGGTGGTGTTGATTACATAGCAAACGTCATGAACCACATAGACCGGAGCAACGAAAAGCTCATCTTCGACGAACTGGGAAGAAAAGATGCAGAACTGGCGGATACCATCCGCAAGAAGATGTTCGTATTCGAGGATATCATTACCATGGACAACCGCTCGATCCAGCGCTTTATCAGAGAGTGCGATATGCGTGACATGGTTTATGCCCTTAAGAATGCAAACGAGCAGATTACAACAGTTATTTTCTCCAATATGTCAACTCGTATGAAGGAAAGCATCCAGTCCGATATGGAAGTTACAGTTAATGTACGCTTAAAAGATGTAGAAGAGGCTCAGCAGAGGATTGTCGGTATCATTAGGCGTCTGGAAGAAGAAGGCGAGCTGATCATCAATAAGGGCGGAAAGGATGATGTCATTGTCTAA
- a CDS encoding adenylyltransferase/cytidyltransferase family protein — protein MEVDKIIWDMPKGLLNWYDFRMEGEVLCIEDRESSIKELLLEKCKKVICVDRTAALNKEFLTQYREAFDYIVAIGMAERLTNPVQAFSAWRGLLKSKGRLLLGMDNRLGLRYFCGDRDPFTNRSFDGIENYRTLFKGDSNNLTGRNYSKEEICSILDSSGWSNRKFYSVLPNLDLPQLVYSEDYLPVEELDIRLFPMYRYPDSVFLEEEYLYKSITKNGMFHMMANSFLIECSKDNTFENVDHVTVSMDRGRENAMATIIRDNHTVEKRALYEEGKHKLREIKENEMDLRNHGLNVLVGECHHNSYHMPYVESETAVSYLRRLARENLELFKEEIEKFREFILQSSEHVETEDSKKELGILLRRGYMDLLPLNCFYNNGKYVFYDQEFYEENYPANVIILRMIETIYTGDLEIESIIPRKYFLKKYGLEEKMALWYRMSWEFMTKLRNQRELRSFNEKFQRNKDVVHTNRQRINYSAPEYQKVFVDIFRNAEKKKLILFGSGNFTKSFLAQFKNQYEIYAIVDNDQSKWGSRLEGIEIQSPHIIEEIPKEESRIIICIKNYVAIVHQLQQMGVSDYCIYDTNSEIPRKQEVMPVTVKDMDSLPKKYHTGYIAGVFDLFHIGHLNMFKRAKEQCEYLIVGVVTDEGVRNYKKADPYIPFHERIELVRSCKYVDKAVEIPIHYSGTRNAYKMYHFDCQFSGSDYIDNPDWLGEKTFLEKQGADLVFFPYTEETSSTKIKKLIEKSLL, from the coding sequence ATGGAGGTAGATAAAATAATTTGGGATATGCCCAAAGGATTGCTAAACTGGTATGATTTTCGTATGGAAGGAGAGGTTCTTTGTATTGAGGATAGGGAGAGTAGTATCAAAGAGCTTTTGCTAGAAAAATGTAAGAAGGTCATCTGCGTAGATAGGACTGCCGCTTTAAATAAAGAATTTTTAACCCAATATAGGGAAGCTTTTGATTATATTGTCGCAATTGGTATGGCAGAGCGTCTTACCAATCCGGTTCAGGCTTTTTCCGCATGGAGAGGTTTGCTGAAAAGTAAAGGAAGGCTGTTACTTGGCATGGATAACCGTTTGGGATTACGCTATTTTTGTGGTGATAGAGACCCCTTTACTAATAGGAGCTTTGATGGAATTGAGAATTACCGAACCCTGTTTAAAGGTGATAGTAATAATCTTACAGGACGAAATTATTCCAAGGAAGAAATATGCAGTATATTGGATTCATCTGGGTGGTCGAATAGGAAATTTTATTCGGTCTTGCCAAACTTAGATCTGCCTCAGCTGGTTTATTCAGAAGACTATCTTCCTGTGGAAGAATTAGATATCAGGCTTTTTCCCATGTATCGTTACCCTGATTCTGTATTCCTTGAAGAGGAGTATCTATATAAGAGTATCACTAAGAATGGAATGTTTCATATGATGGCTAATTCTTTTTTAATTGAATGCTCGAAAGACAATACATTTGAAAATGTGGATCATGTGACTGTTTCCATGGATCGGGGCAGGGAGAATGCCATGGCAACGATTATCAGGGATAATCATACGGTAGAAAAGCGGGCATTGTATGAGGAAGGAAAACATAAGCTACGAGAAATCAAAGAGAATGAAATGGATTTGAGGAATCATGGGCTGAATGTCTTGGTAGGAGAATGCCATCATAATTCCTATCATATGCCTTATGTAGAAAGTGAAACAGCAGTATCCTACCTACGCAGGTTGGCGAGAGAAAATTTGGAGTTGTTTAAAGAAGAAATAGAAAAGTTTCGAGAGTTCATCTTGCAGTCTTCAGAGCATGTAGAGACAGAAGATTCTAAGAAAGAGCTGGGGATTCTATTACGAAGAGGATATATGGATCTGCTTCCCCTTAATTGTTTTTATAATAACGGGAAATATGTTTTTTATGATCAAGAATTCTATGAAGAAAATTATCCGGCCAATGTCATTATTCTCAGAATGATTGAAACAATTTATACTGGTGATTTGGAGATAGAGTCAATAATTCCGAGAAAATATTTTTTAAAGAAGTATGGCCTAGAAGAGAAAATGGCATTATGGTATCGTATGTCCTGGGAGTTCATGACAAAACTGAGAAATCAAAGAGAATTAAGAAGCTTTAATGAAAAATTCCAAAGAAATAAGGATGTTGTACATACCAACAGACAGAGAATTAATTATTCTGCCCCAGAGTATCAAAAGGTTTTTGTAGATATATTCCGAAATGCAGAAAAGAAGAAGCTGATTCTATTTGGTTCAGGAAATTTTACAAAGAGCTTTCTTGCACAATTTAAAAACCAGTATGAAATTTATGCTATCGTTGATAATGACCAATCCAAGTGGGGAAGCAGACTGGAAGGTATTGAGATACAGTCGCCTCATATTATTGAGGAAATACCAAAAGAGGAAAGCAGAATTATTATATGCATTAAGAATTATGTTGCCATTGTGCATCAGCTGCAGCAAATGGGGGTGTCGGATTATTGTATCTATGATACGAATTCAGAAATTCCTAGAAAACAGGAAGTGATGCCGGTTACTGTAAAAGATATGGATTCATTGCCCAAAAAGTATCATACCGGATATATTGCTGGAGTATTCGATTTATTTCATATAGGGCATCTGAATATGTTCAAAAGGGCAAAAGAGCAGTGTGAATATTTGATTGTAGGAGTAGTGACGGATGAAGGTGTCAGGAATTATAAAAAAGCGGATCCGTATATCCCATTTCATGAAAGAATAGAGTTAGTCCGCTCCTGTAAATATGTTGATAAAGCAGTTGAGATACCGATTCACTATAGCGGAACCAGAAATGCGTATAAAATGTATCACTTCGACTGCCAGTTCTCCGGAAGCGATTATATAGATAATCCGGACTGGTTAGGAGAGAAAACCTTTTTGGAAAAGCAGGGAGCTGACCTGGTATTTTTTCCATATACGGAAGAAACAAGCTCTACAAAAATAAAAAAATTGATAGAAAAATCATTGTTGTAA
- a CDS encoding flagellar hook-basal body complex protein FliE: protein MEQMFIRPMIPMESIGNIGSEKKVTTGQDGSSVFRDIFKEAIQNVKTTDADLTVQEYLLSTGQIDDAHTVPAAAAKAQLSVELLTSLRNKALEAYNEIIRIGV, encoded by the coding sequence ATGGAGCAGATGTTTATAAGGCCTATGATCCCCATGGAGTCCATTGGGAATATAGGAAGCGAAAAGAAAGTGACAACCGGACAGGATGGAAGTTCGGTATTTCGGGATATATTTAAAGAAGCCATTCAGAACGTAAAAACCACGGATGCGGATTTAACGGTACAAGAATATTTACTGTCAACAGGTCAGATTGACGATGCGCATACCGTGCCGGCAGCGGCAGCAAAAGCCCAGTTATCTGTAGAACTCTTAACATCTCTTCGGAATAAGGCACTGGAAGCCTACAATGAGATAATAAGAATCGGCGTTTAA